Below is a genomic region from Kryptolebias marmoratus isolate JLee-2015 linkage group LG12, ASM164957v2, whole genome shotgun sequence.
ggaaccacaagtaaacctgcagtgtGAGAACGaggtgctctgttaggaaaatatggaacaaatagatctttaataaaagatggagcttggttgttgagagctttgaatgtttaaaataagattttaaaatctgttctgaattttaactttcaaattaggatttaaaacGAATCATTTGAATATTTCTATTCCCGTCTGGTTTGGATTCTCTTCCTGCTTCAAATGTCCTGAGTGTCTGCATGACAAACATTAGAGAAGTGGTTGTCATGGAGAAAATAAACTCAACAAACAGCTCAGATGTGAGCCGATCCGAATCAAAAGAGCCTCGGCTTCAGGTGGGAGAAAACAAGACGCCTGAAGCTGACAGAGTCTTCCTTCACCTCGGTCCAACATCACACACACTTACTGCGCTGCACACAACCAACAGTCGTCTTTCTGCTGGCACCGAACCCTGACAGACCGAGTGGGTGTGAAGGGATAATATGGAGGGTATTTACAAATCCCTGTGTGTCGAGTCTGAAACATTTCCTCCAGGTTCTGCGTGCGTGCAGCCTCCACACCCATTGGTTGGATTGCTGCTCCTTCGGTTCCAACAAAGAACCTGTTGAAACGGTTTGTTCTGTCAATCATCTGCAACTAAGCAGctccaggcctcaaggctcCACCGTCccggaggttttaggttttcctgctccaacacacctgattcaaacggtttaatcagctcctcaccaaatcctcaggttctccaggagaaGGTCCACAAGTTGttcttttaaagcaggaacacatctgaaacatgcaggagagcgacccccCCCGAGGAACAGAGTCTGACACGTGGCCTCAGCGatcctgtgtctgttagcaaaatctgtCATGAACAtttggacggattttaatgatcACTCCTAACATCCAAGGCTCTCAACCAAagtccatcttatattaaagatcttattgttccatattttcctaacaaagctcttcgctctcagactgcaggtttacttgtggttcctagagtttctaaaagtagaacaggaggcggagctttcaGTCCTCAGGgtccaacttccagtttctgtccgtgaggctgacaccctgtctgcttttaagactttcctttctgataaatcctatagttagagttggcttgggtttcctgagctctcccttacttctgctgctggaggacaaactgtccacatctcctcactctgctgctgtctttactgtCTCTACTCTATGTTTGTACAAATAATTATTgcctttatgtgtttttcttcccataggaACCACACCTGAACCTTAGGAACCacacctgtgtttgtctgtgtctttcctgtcctctcaaaccccagctggctGAGGCAGATGGTCGCTCaccctggttctggttctgttggaggttcgtccccaacatgctgctcaggacgggggattgtgacaaagtgaagatctgctggcttctttagataacttttactgatTTGTGTTTCCTGATGTGAACGTACTTTAATATGAGAACTGAACTGACTCTAATTGGATCTGTGATTCGGACTCATACAGagccctgagatgacttctgtTGGGAAATGGCGCCCTATAAAATAAACCAGATTGAGctgaattaattaaaataatctgtctGAAAGTTAGTTGAGTTTGGGCCTCCTGAGCTCAGGCAGCACGGGCCAAACCTCGTGTGTTTGTGGGAGTTTCATGTCTTCAGACTGAGACAGCTGACATCACCGCTGGctcttcctcctgtttgttCTTCAGCCCGAAGCTGTCCagacagaaatgacaaaaacctcCGCGAAAACTTTCAAACCGGCTCCGAAGAGAAGACATCCAAGGCAGAAAGACGCCACATtcttcaaacattaaactttcGTCCAGATTATATTCtgctaaaatccaaacatacagaaggatttttttttccaaaggaaTAAAGAAATCTGCCACTGAAGGGTTCTTTCACTGCAGCGTTACTCCACCTGCTGGACGGGAAGGTTCTCCAGCTCTGctcaggttctggttccggttctggTGACCCTTCCATGCAGATTGTGTTCATGCAGCAGGGTTCTCTCAGCTGAAGgcttctcctcctgcagatCTCTTTGGTTTTAGcagtttttgcttttcctgTCTTCCTCTGAATACAGGTTTCATAACTTCAGATCCTTCAGCCTTTCAGtgtaattcatttattttcctttaaaagttaattatgtTTTAACAATTTGAtgctatttgttttgttttattaattatctGAATGCAGATCCAGCCTCACATTATAGttttcccattttattttttgcaaactaactccttctgcagactttgtcattttagcctcttatttatcaaaatgttcagctcattcagctgatggctgccgtgactttaggtttttgtaacttttatacaaaatatttaactgtatttacaaATATCTCCTCAAAGAAAGAGATgaaaatctcttcagttcctttaaaacattgttctcctTAAGCTCTTCAAGGATCTACTTTTGGTTTCTAACTTTACTCTCAGgttttagctacaattctgcTTCTAAtaacttcagcttttagctctcAGTCAgctatttgtagcttttagctagtattttgctatttttaacctACCCTTTAACTCCTTTTGGCTAACATTTGCCAACTGTTTTGCTCTTAGCTAaccttctgttacttttagccatCATTTAATGCTTCTAACAGCTAGTTTCAGCGCTCAAgtattcaagttttttttactaaatcttttatttttaaaagtgcatcATGATGTTTTTCTCCTTAAAATCCAACAAACCAATTTTCCCAAAAGAGCCTAAAGATAAAAGACGCCTTGTTCAAGATGAAATGATTTAttccattaaaaacatttggatgttttacttttaggcaGTTTTATTTGTGGCCATTAgactcatttttataaaatatgtaatataatGAACCCCTAAATGATAAACTCTAATCTCATTCAGTTGAACGAGGAGCTAAACCGGACACcatgtttgacctttgacccacaGCTGACCCGTGGTGCCGATCAGGAAACGACTGACCTGCTGGATAAAGAATAAAGTCTGAAAGACCTTCGACATTAATGTTGGAGGTCCGGACTCCCTAATCCGCCCCCGTCGGCCCAGGTGTCACGTGTCAGCAGCACCTCAGCTCTTTCCCCAAATATAAACCTTCTTGGCTCGTTGACAGGTTTAAAGAGGAGGAGTCTGTCTGTCGGTTCAGCTCAGGACGGACTGAAGGACAAACAAGCAGACAGGAAAACCAGAGGGGTCATAAAGCTCCCAAACCACCTGAACCGTGAGTTTTTACAACCTTTTATGCTTCTGTCGACGTCAGCAGGCcgtccagcagctgctgtttatttttagaaggACAGATATCCAATCAGAAGTGTTTAAactggtttgttgtgtttgatataTTGGATTAATCGGATTTTAAAGGCTCACTTTACGTTCCAGTGGACAGCCACGCTTTGATAATCTGTGATCACGTTCAGCTGGGTTAGAAGTGTAAATTTAAACTCCAGAGCTTTAATTTCTCCTGATCCTGTTCTGTAGATGTCTTTGTCTCCAGCTGCTCTGGCGGCTCGTCGGGTTCTCGCAGCTGCGTCAGAAGCGAGCCACGAAGGAGGAGGTCAGTGCGTCTCtgctgaccttttttttaaaaaaaaaaaaaaaaactaaacgcAGCTAGTTTTACAGCCTGGAagtctgtttggtttttggttAAATGCCAGAGCTGCAGGAAAAGGCAAACAGTTTGGGTTTAAACATTAACAGAGAAGTCTGAAACGACCAGGAGAACGTTCCGTCAGGTGTGTCAGCCATGTTGGTTGTGTTTCCCGCAGTGAGGACCTGGAAGATCCTGACCATCGTCCTGGCCTTACCTGGCGTCGGCATCTGCATGGCCAACGCCTACATGAAGATGCAGGCTCACTCACACGAGCAGCCGGAGTTCGTGCCCTACTCCCACCTGCGGATCCGCACCAAGGTGACTTCCTGTTAGTTTAATAACAACAACTCAGATCCACCAGCTTCACAGAAACACTTACTCTGTTCCAGAGGTTTCCCTGGGGCGACGGGAACCACACGCTGTTCCACAACCCGCACACCAACGCTCTCCCTGGGGGCTTCGAGGACTCCGGTCATCACTGAGGCTTCAGGCTGCAGGTCCAAgaacactgaaaacagaacagctTCCCTCTTTTGACTGAAGTAGTTTCAtctaaaggcttttttttaggtgcagaaaagtgaaaatctgacatttaaaggctttaaaagaGCCTGCTATTGAGAGCAAACTGTTtgtgctccaacacacctgatttaaattaaactgagcTCAGGTTCAGCAGAAACTTtgatttgaatcaggtgtttaaagcaggaaatgacctcaaatcattaaaagatgaaccatgtttgatgttttattagagcttcactgttttctgatttgtttccaCATCAATAAACTGAGTTTATCGTGAATCATCCTGCTGCTCCAAACACcagctgctgtgtttcaaaataaaagcctaccGATCAGAATTATAACCCAGAGTTTCAAAGTATTTGTATCTTCAGATTGGGTTAAAACTAATCAGAAATGAACTGAACCTTTAAGTCTGACTGTTCTGAGTTCAGTCTTTGtgtttcaaacataaaaacttccAAGGGTTTCAAAGTTTTTACATCTAGGTCTTAAAAACTGATTCATTCACTTTTTCTGTcccatttaaactaaaatcctctcgtgttgagaaataacaaagcTGTGAACTTTAATAAATGCTCACAGAACACATGAATGAGGGTCAGcaggctgcggcggccatcttgaactgagctgGCTCAAAGGTTAATCAACAACTATTTCCTggaggttttgttaaaatccatcaaacGGTCCTGAGATGTTTGGggaccaaagttttaaaattggaTCTCGAGCTCTTAGAGTTTGAGTTAGGGATGAggatcagctactaccatgccaaaatTAGGCTTTATATCCATCTATATAAAGACCTATTCAGTTATAGATGCATCACCTGTCGGTTTTCTTCTCGTCGTGTTCTCAGAGTTTATATCAGGATCTGAAACATCACAGTTCTGCAGGAGATTCTGATTTTGGATCAGATCAGTGGAGAAACAACTTCTTTACACTCGAGGATCAGTCGGTATCACGAAGCTCTGACTGGATTCTTATTTCAGGTTTAACTGCAATAAactcaggaaaaaacaaaaacccatttCCACTTCCCCAGGTGACGCCGTCTTCGTCTCCATGTTCGTCTCTGCGCGCCGGAGGAACGCCGGAGGAATGCTGACcacaaaaaaattcagttttactgaaacaggACCTGCAGGAGATCCTTCTGCACCAAAGTGAACGtgagaaaggaaaacatttagttatAAACTCAATAAAACTTCTCTTTTATGATGTGAGTCTACATTTgatgaacctttggagtcacagttcaagatggccgctccAGCCAGCTAAAGCAAACAGAAgcagtttcacagaaactgagctaaagtcAGGCGTGATGGCGGCTGAAGGACGCCACACATGAAGTTAAAGTTTAACCAGAACGGCTACAAGATGGCGGctgattccttcaaggaacgccgGGCCTTTAACTGTAAACAGGTTCGCTGCGGCCATTTTGAAACTGAAACGTAAAGATTACAAGTTCAAACCTCCTGAGCTTAACATCTAAAACTGAGATGGAAAAAGGAGGCTGGAGAACCAGACTGCAGAcaatcagctgcaggttttatcCTGATTTCTCACATTTAATAAGTCAGCTGTTTGATTAGCAtttagcatgttagcatttaTGATCTGATTTGAGAAAGTATTCCCAGCGCTGGGTAATCTCTTATTTTCTgagcacaaagaacaaaaaacggACAGGAAAGTGATGTTCGAACAATATATTTAGTGGTAGAAATTTAAACAGGACAGCTGAAACTCATAATGTACACCTGCTGCTTTATATCATCTCtttgtacaaaataaacaaactaacatCCCGACGGAGCCGGAGGAATCCAGCTACGTCGCAACCTTctccaaataaaaatacaaatttaaagaaaaaccacGATATCAATGTCTTAATCAAGACATTTTAACGGAAGTTTGCCATCAAAACCtcagaaatgtgtttgaaatgatgaaaataaactggCATTAAGGAAGGAAATTCATCCGTGAGGGCAGCTGTGGAAGCTCAGATTAATGCTGCGGAGACCAGGCCCAGCAGATCCTGCTTCAGCGCCTCCCTGCTGTCGGCCTCTCTGGCCAGGCGGCGGAGGCAGTCTGCAGCGCCGTCCTGACAtcccagcagcagagacagGCAGGCCCGACCCAGGGACGGGTAGTTGTACCGCTGGGAGAAGCAGTACAGCCGTGGCAGCAGCGCAGCCAGAGCCTCGCTTCCAGCAGCAGAAACCAGCTTCACTGAGTTCTTTGGTCCTGAAGGTTTCTCCTCCGGGTCGAGGGATTTGTTCACCGACACAAGGACCGGTTTGGAATCAGAAATCACTTTTTTGATGGTGTTCTTATCCAAGCTCGTGTTGAGTCCTGTCAGGACGTCCTGAATTGTTCCGGCAAATGACGCGTCTTCGCCTCCTGCTTGCTGAAGGAGAGTTTTGAGTTTTTTCGCCCGTCCGGTCAGCTCCAGCTCAGATGTCAGACTGGCCAGGTTTTCCTCAGCAGGTTCCCTGCACTCTTTGTCCATTTTAGATTCAGTCTTTTCAGCGTTGTCTCCTGTGGAAGCTGGTTTGTGACGGTTAGTGGAGCAGGACGAGAGAAATGACACTAaaacctcctccagctccctctgcagctcagcCACCAGAAACCTGCAGGCTCCAACCATCACTTCACCCAGAGGAGTGTTCTGGAAGCCTTCAGCCGAGAGCGGCTCGGCCCCGTCCTGGAAGACAACCAGTCCATCATGGACCAGAATGTCCAACACTGGACACTGTGGTCCCCTGCCGAGGCGACATCCGTGCAGGTAATGCAGCACCGGCAGCAACATACCTGCGCTGACATCTTTGATACGAATAGCTTCTTCTGCGCCACCCTGAGCTTCTCCAAAGCCGCCTCTCAGCAGAGCTCGGAAGTATTCAGAACCGGCTCCGTCGGAACCGTCCAGTCCAGCCACAGCCTCCCTGTTGGCCCGGACCCGGGTCCCGTCATCAAGCTGCAGAACCAGGTCAAAGTCCGAGTCCTCGTAGGGGCACGCCGCAGCGAGCCGAGGCCTTTTCACCGGAGGGGGCGAATCTCCGCCGGCCGTGTTCTGTTTGACCTGGTGGGTTTGAACGGTGCTCATCAGAGCAGAGAGGCATCCGGTCAGCAGGGAGAAATACAGAGAGTGGAGCTGAGAGGTCACACCTGGATGTGGAGAGTTAAAGAGGTCAGAGAGCAGCCTTCCACagcgctgctcctcctcctcctcatcatcatcatcatcatcatcagagcCGAGAGGCCGGAGAGCCAAACGCAGACCGCCGCTGTCCAGAAGCAGCTTCCTCAGCAGAGACTTGTtgctgtgagaaaaacaaacacttcggGTTTCTGGTTTGAAACCAAATCGATCCAAATACAAACAGTTGGAACGTTGTGTGGAgcgtaaataaaaacaaaatgtctgcagaaACCAGTTTGTAGgcgcagtttttttttttacaaacatctttACTTCTGCCTCTCTAAATTCCTCCTTTTAGAATTCAGTCCTCaccttattttttctaaaacggggttcagtttcttagtttacacatttgatatgtttactacgTTTCAACGAggataaaatatgagtttatgagttTTGCAAATGGTtggattttggttttatttacatgtgagGTTGCAGATCAGAGCCTACTgaaagtaaacaaagaaaaggatcATTTGTGGTGTCACGTGACTCACCTGCTGATGAACGGCAGAGAGAGCGCACAGTTTATCCTGTCGGACTCGGAGCCCGACAGCATCACATGTGCGAGGACACCAGAACCGAACCCAGACTCACACTGGACCCTCAGATTCCTCAGAAGAGCCtcacctgcagattaaaccAACAGTTACAAACTGTTCTGGAGCtaaattcaaactaaaagctgctTCTGTCACCTGGGCGGGACTTACCCAGCTGTTTAACTCGGGCTTTCACCCGATCCGTCTGCCTCTCCCGGCCCTCCGAGCCTTCTTCTCGCAGGCAGAGGTGGTGGCGAATCAGCGACACGGAACCAGTTCGAAGCAGCGCCTGCAAGCAGTTGGGGTTGCAGCTCAGACGGCAGAGCATACGGAAGCACCGGCTGCTGGGGTCCTGGTGCTGAGTGAGGTAGAAGAGCAAGCCCGACACGACTCCTGGGCTGACCAGAGCGGCGCTGGGGTCACCGGCGTGAGAGAAGcgggacagcagcagcaggatgggAGACTCGGGCGTCCAGGGCTCGGGGTGGTACGGGTGGTGGTACGCAGCCGATCGAGGAGCGGGAGGAGGACTTTCCACGGCCACTTGAGTCGCAGAAGCTGCTGGCGGAGCTCTTCTCCTTTTCTGTGGGGAGGAGAACTTTGTCGGCGAGACGGGCGTTTGGGATGGATTATCAGgagaggaggtggtggaggaacCGTTTTGGGATTTGGGAGGTGGATCTGTGAGGCTCGACGAAGGAGAGGAAGACGCCTTCTTAGGAGGACCAGAGGAGTTGGATGAAGAGGAGCTTTTAAGAGAGGGGCTGGAGGACGGGTTTGGGGATGAAGCTGGCGGGACCTGACTCCCCCCCCAGTCTGCATCCACACTGGAAGAATCCAGCAGCTCCCCCTCAGAGGAAATTAACCCTTCTGACAGCAGCCAGGACCTGCAGAGAGCCATGATGTCACACATGAATA
It encodes:
- the LOC108237728 gene encoding cytochrome c oxidase subunit 6A, mitochondrial, translated to MSLSPAALAARRVLAAASEASHEGGVRTWKILTIVLALPGVGICMANAYMKMQAHSHEQPEFVPYSHLRIRTKRFPWGDGNHTLFHNPHTNALPGGFEDSGHH
- the armc5 gene encoding armadillo repeat-containing protein 5; this translates as MASSSVRGDCKHSRTHSKDGHPASAESSLTWCLAHLYKPGPEADHQAGSLAARDTDKKSKVSQWRALVAIRTQHIKGDKAGIARFRGQGGLRPLLNLLKQPECSRKTLDLALSILANCCTELETRVEVRKLQGINTVVDIMKRNVALESVQNRAARALGNLAMDPESSALIHSAGGVPLLLLCVSLSSAPSSPSAASPSDPCPKLECAQSAARALLYLSDSPSNRLSLLTQGALSALAPLIAPEYPHGLRRAALRTLHELTRGCGVECAKEVSRSGVLAQLGVMASGESDKPFEELALKTLANLCSQGCMRPLVGSLGVIGKFTEEVKRDSLKSGVFFKALCLCCKEAVNRAKVKESGGLEVLIKFLSSYQSHPLSRLAILACVDFVFDESAMEQLQEFGLVPLLVARLVKLTRGEEKVDGCLPSNMSPNELLPSSCLESFDFPPPEGFRREQGSSSFLSLRSWLLSEGLISSEGELLDSSSVDADWGGSQVPPASSPNPSSSPSLKSSSSSNSSGPPKKASSSPSSSLTDPPPKSQNGSSTTSSPDNPSQTPVSPTKFSSPQKRRRAPPAASATQVAVESPPPAPRSAAYHHPYHPEPWTPESPILLLLSRFSHAGDPSAALVSPGVVSGLLFYLTQHQDPSSRCFRMLCRLSCNPNCLQALLRTGSVSLIRHHLCLREEGSEGRERQTDRVKARVKQLGEALLRNLRVQCESGFGSGVLAHVMLSGSESDRINCALSLPFISSNKSLLRKLLLDSGGLRLALRPLGSDDDDDDDEEEEEQRCGRLLSDLFNSPHPGVTSQLHSLYFSLLTGCLSALMSTVQTHQVKQNTAGGDSPPPVKRPRLAAACPYEDSDFDLVLQLDDGTRVRANREAVAGLDGSDGAGSEYFRALLRGGFGEAQGGAEEAIRIKDVSAGMLLPVLHYLHGCRLGRGPQCPVLDILVHDGLVVFQDGAEPLSAEGFQNTPLGEVMVGACRFLVAELQRELEEVLVSFLSSCSTNRHKPASTGDNAEKTESKMDKECREPAEENLASLTSELELTGRAKKLKTLLQQAGGEDASFAGTIQDVLTGLNTSLDKNTIKKVISDSKPVLVSVNKSLDPEEKPSGPKNSVKLVSAAGSEALAALLPRLYCFSQRYNYPSLGRACLSLLLGCQDGAADCLRRLAREADSREALKQDLLGLVSAALI